The following are from one region of the Paenibacillus sabinae T27 genome:
- a CDS encoding DUF1405 domain-containing protein, with translation MLWGRPVVSRVGRVVDKLFNNRGMIWLLLAVNIPGTIYGYIWYGNQLAYTASHYPGWLLPFVPDSPTASLFFTLALIFMLYPPKTVAGVTTRALIEALAVVTSVKYGIWAVSIIVAGGYQGGPVDWQDWMLMISHTGMAVEALLYARYFICRKMIPVALLWTLLNDTVDYSYGVYPWLPATLEDDVLQIQLFTIGLTLISSLAAWLASRDVRLRRQRTER, from the coding sequence ATGCTTTGGGGGAGGCCTGTCGTGTCGAGAGTCGGTAGGGTAGTGGACAAACTGTTTAACAACCGGGGAATGATCTGGCTGCTGCTTGCGGTCAATATTCCGGGAACCATTTATGGATACATATGGTATGGGAATCAATTGGCTTATACGGCCTCCCATTACCCGGGGTGGCTGCTGCCGTTTGTGCCCGACAGCCCGACGGCAAGCCTATTCTTTACACTGGCGCTGATCTTCATGCTATATCCGCCCAAGACGGTGGCAGGAGTTACGACAAGAGCGTTGATCGAAGCGTTGGCGGTAGTTACATCCGTCAAATACGGCATTTGGGCGGTCTCCATTATTGTAGCCGGCGGCTACCAGGGCGGGCCGGTTGATTGGCAGGACTGGATGCTGATGATTTCACACACCGGAATGGCGGTAGAGGCGCTGCTGTACGCCCGGTACTTTATTTGCCGGAAAATGATTCCGGTTGCGCTCCTGTGGACTTTGCTAAATGATACCGTCGATTATTCCTACGGTGTATATCCTTGGCTTCCCGCCACGCTCGAGGACGATGTGCTGCAGATTCAGCTATTCACCATTGGCCTGACCTTAATCAGCTCCTTGGCCGCCTGGCTCGCTTCGAGGGATGTCCGGCTGCGGCGTCAGCGCACGGAGCGATAA
- a CDS encoding menaquinol-cytochrome c reductase cytochrome b/c subunit, with amino-acid sequence MAHKDSSKEKIVFVGDSRVRRGNGFIAPPDYSAYPGKSEAFIPNFLLKEWMVGVVVLVGILVLTISEPAPLGFPANPGATVIPVPDWYFLFLYQYLKLPYASGDYIVLGTMGVTGVAFGSLLLAPFLDTGRERRFYRRPIASSLMFLSLASIIYLTNSAWTEYKHEMAATGQVPEDVQREEKAAENRAKGLPTSSAVQAKEVAIVDKEDPAMAVYQKAGCVACHAADMKGAAGPSLRGVGDKHDKAGILKIIKEGYNNKMPPMYDTAINAGLTDKDIDQLAEWLAKQKTEQ; translated from the coding sequence GTGGCACATAAAGACAGCTCCAAGGAAAAAATTGTCTTTGTCGGCGATTCCAGGGTCAGGCGGGGAAACGGCTTTATCGCTCCTCCGGACTATTCCGCCTATCCCGGGAAATCGGAGGCGTTCATCCCGAACTTCCTGCTCAAAGAATGGATGGTCGGCGTTGTCGTGCTGGTCGGGATTCTCGTGCTGACGATTTCGGAGCCTGCGCCCCTTGGCTTTCCCGCCAATCCCGGCGCGACGGTGATCCCGGTCCCGGACTGGTATTTTCTGTTTCTGTACCAATACCTGAAGCTTCCTTATGCCTCGGGTGATTATATCGTTCTAGGCACGATGGGCGTTACGGGCGTTGCTTTCGGCTCCCTGCTGCTGGCTCCATTTCTGGATACAGGCAGGGAACGCAGGTTCTACCGCAGACCGATTGCTTCGTCGCTGATGTTTCTGTCCCTGGCCTCCATCATCTATCTGACGAACTCGGCGTGGACGGAGTATAAGCATGAAATGGCGGCCACGGGCCAGGTGCCCGAAGATGTGCAGCGTGAGGAGAAGGCGGCCGAGAATCGGGCCAAGGGACTGCCGACAAGCAGCGCCGTACAGGCAAAAGAGGTAGCGATCGTAGACAAGGAAGATCCCGCCATGGCTGTCTATCAGAAGGCCGGCTGCGTGGCCTGCCATGCCGCCGACATGAAGGGAGCAGCTGGACCGTCGCTGCGCGGCGTCGGTGACAAGCATGACAAGGCGGGCATTTTAAAGATTATCAAGGAAGGGTACAATAACAAGATGCCCCCCATGTACGACACCGCCATCAATGCCGGGTTGACCGACAAGGATATTGATCAGCTGGCGGAATGGCTTGCGAAACAAAAAACCGAACAGTAA
- the qcrB gene encoding menaquinol-cytochrome c reductase cytochrome b subunit produces MFKNVYNWIDERLDITPIWRDVADHEVPEHVNPAHHFSAFVYCFGGLTFFITVIQILSGMFLTMYYVPDIINAYASVEYLQTKVAFGQIVRGMHHWGASLVIVMMFLHTMRVFFTGSYKAPREMNWVVGMLIFFVMLGLGLTGYLLPWDNKSYFATKVTLEIANSVPVLGPVLKELMQGGNIVGAETLTRFFALHVFFLPAVLLILLVGHFVMIRRQGISGPL; encoded by the coding sequence ATGTTTAAAAATGTCTATAACTGGATTGACGAACGTTTGGACATTACACCCATCTGGAGGGATGTCGCCGATCACGAGGTGCCTGAGCATGTCAACCCGGCCCATCATTTTTCCGCATTCGTCTACTGCTTCGGCGGACTGACCTTTTTCATTACCGTCATTCAAATTCTGTCCGGCATGTTTCTGACCATGTATTACGTTCCCGATATTATCAACGCTTACGCCAGCGTCGAATATTTGCAGACCAAGGTCGCCTTTGGACAAATCGTCCGGGGCATGCACCACTGGGGTGCCAGTCTCGTTATCGTCATGATGTTCCTGCACACAATGCGGGTCTTTTTTACAGGCTCTTATAAGGCGCCCAGGGAGATGAACTGGGTAGTCGGGATGCTTATATTTTTCGTGATGCTTGGACTGGGACTTACCGGGTATTTGCTGCCTTGGGACAATAAATCGTATTTCGCCACAAAAGTCACGCTGGAAATCGCCAACTCCGTGCCCGTGCTGGGTCCGGTGCTCAAGGAGCTGATGCAGGGCGGCAATATTGTCGGAGCCGAGACGCTGACGAGATTTTTCGCCCTTCATGTATTCTTCCTCCCGGCGGTGCTGCTTATTCTGCTCGTGGGACATTTCGTCATGATCCGCAGACAAGGCATTTCGGGCCCGCTGTAA
- a CDS encoding ubiquinol-cytochrome c reductase iron-sulfur subunit, whose translation MSSHDEHQNHPNNKPPGRKEMSRRQFLTYTLGGASAFMGVGAVLPMIRFAVDPILHKKGEGEFIKVAEESKITGEPQEFHFELKQQDGWYASTATLTAWIRKNERGEIYALSPICKHLGCTVGWNNNKATPNEFHCPCHGARYTKAGKNLAVAPKPLDQYKTKIENGWVYLGDIVPNTEAAKEA comes from the coding sequence ATGAGCAGCCATGACGAGCACCAGAATCATCCGAACAATAAGCCGCCCGGGCGTAAAGAAATGTCCCGCAGACAGTTTTTAACCTACACCCTCGGAGGAGCCTCCGCTTTTATGGGTGTGGGAGCCGTTCTTCCGATGATCCGTTTCGCCGTGGACCCTATACTACATAAGAAGGGCGAGGGAGAGTTTATCAAAGTCGCGGAAGAATCCAAAATCACGGGCGAGCCGCAGGAATTCCATTTTGAGCTCAAACAGCAGGACGGATGGTATGCCAGTACGGCGACGCTGACGGCATGGATCCGCAAAAACGAGCGAGGAGAAATTTATGCGCTTTCACCGATCTGTAAGCACTTGGGCTGCACGGTCGGATGGAACAATAACAAGGCTACGCCCAATGAATTTCACTGCCCATGTCATGGCGCACGTTACACCAAGGCGGGTAAGAATCTGGCCGTAGCGCCGAAGCCGCTCGATCAGTACAAGACGAAAATTGAGAATGGCTGGGTATACCTGGGCGATATTGTGCCCAATACCGAGGCCGCCAAGGAGGCGTAA
- a CDS encoding DUF2487 family protein, which produces MKFSDFDRSSWEENGKYYDTCLIPYTGLTGKESPPQTADRLGQLRDAIYLVERPFKGRIVVYPAVQYNENEKFGIINEICHNIKSNNFRYVVVLDGVGNLLQETIFESDLIIAVKDFFGDNKDKAIALSIQKIQQMWQENMS; this is translated from the coding sequence ATGAAATTCAGCGACTTCGACAGAAGCAGTTGGGAAGAGAACGGAAAATATTATGATACCTGTCTCATTCCATATACAGGATTAACCGGTAAAGAATCGCCTCCCCAAACGGCCGACCGGCTTGGGCAGCTCCGGGATGCTATTTATCTCGTGGAACGTCCTTTCAAGGGACGGATCGTTGTATACCCCGCAGTACAATATAATGAAAATGAGAAATTTGGTATTATAAATGAAATATGTCACAATATCAAATCCAATAATTTCCGGTATGTCGTCGTGCTGGACGGGGTGGGAAATCTTTTGCAGGAAACTATTTTTGAAAGCGATTTAATCATTGCCGTTAAGGACTTTTTCGGGGATAATAAAGATAAGGCTATAGCGCTTTCCATACAAAAAATCCAGCAGATGTGGCAAGAAAATATGAGCTGA
- a CDS encoding IDEAL domain-containing protein: protein MDKMKATYEVMLGLAAEMVWDEALRKRRCAILYREIDTALATGDEVAFRNLTEELKSLA, encoded by the coding sequence ATGGACAAAATGAAGGCAACCTATGAAGTGATGTTAGGGCTCGCGGCAGAAATGGTGTGGGACGAAGCGCTGCGCAAGCGCCGGTGCGCCATCTTGTACCGTGAGATTGACACGGCGCTGGCGACCGGTGACGAGGTTGCATTTCGAAACCTGACAGAAGAACTGAAAAGTTTGGCATAG
- a CDS encoding histidine phosphatase family protein has protein sequence MLMGLIRHGQTDWNAAGRIQGQSDIPLNSEGRRQAEMLAERLLHEPYRWDYCITSNLSRAEETGKIIAGRLGLPLLEADERIRERAYGQVEGLTAAEREARWGKDWACQEFGQEKDEQLQARALAFMGDLSAKHPDKNVLVVSHGGLLAQLYAALYKNRYSERIGNLSLTILEKKEKEWNPLLYNCTRHILQNQR, from the coding sequence ATGTTGATGGGCTTGATACGCCATGGACAGACCGATTGGAACGCTGCCGGCAGGATTCAAGGACAAAGTGATATCCCGCTCAACAGTGAAGGGCGCAGACAGGCGGAAATGCTGGCGGAGCGCCTGCTGCACGAACCTTACCGCTGGGATTACTGCATTACTAGCAATCTTTCCCGGGCGGAAGAAACGGGAAAAATTATTGCCGGCCGGCTCGGGCTTCCGCTGCTTGAGGCAGACGAGCGTATCAGAGAACGCGCATACGGGCAGGTAGAAGGGCTTACAGCCGCCGAGCGCGAAGCGAGATGGGGAAAGGACTGGGCTTGTCAGGAATTCGGCCAGGAGAAGGATGAACAGCTTCAGGCGCGGGCGCTTGCCTTTATGGGAGATTTATCCGCGAAGCATCCGGACAAGAATGTGCTTGTCGTGTCGCATGGAGGGCTGCTGGCCCAGCTCTATGCCGCGCTGTACAAGAACAGATATTCCGAGCGGATCGGAAATCTGTCCCTCACCATTTTGGAGAAGAAAGAGAAGGAATGGAACCCTCTGCTGTACAACTGTACCCGCCATATCCTGCAAAATCAGCGTTAA
- a CDS encoding RNA polymerase sigma factor, whose translation MTDSQLIQLIKQGNTELYSELMRRYQRKILAFVYHMLKNSQMELIAEDLCSETFYKAFRSLHSFREVDASFSTWLYTIARNTVLSELRKNRVGNVSLEESGYTPVAPLEVAPEQAVLRNERMSLVRKAINNLPEKQRSALILREYDQMDYQEIATILDQSVSSVKSLLFRARSSVKLQLESYFYEPAYAEQPERMKSQ comes from the coding sequence ATGACGGATTCCCAGTTAATCCAGCTGATCAAGCAGGGAAATACCGAACTTTATTCAGAACTCATGCGACGTTACCAACGCAAAATCCTGGCATTTGTCTATCATATGCTAAAAAATTCCCAGATGGAGCTCATCGCCGAAGATCTCTGTTCCGAGACGTTCTACAAGGCTTTTCGCAGCCTTCATTCCTTTCGTGAAGTTGACGCTTCTTTTTCCACATGGCTGTACACGATCGCCCGTAATACCGTGCTCAGCGAGCTTCGGAAGAACCGCGTAGGCAATGTGTCGCTTGAGGAAAGCGGCTATACGCCTGTCGCGCCGCTGGAAGTTGCGCCGGAGCAAGCCGTGCTGCGCAATGAACGGATGAGTCTCGTACGCAAAGCCATCAATAATCTTCCGGAGAAGCAGCGGTCCGCGCTGATTTTGCGGGAGTACGACCAAATGGATTATCAGGAAATCGCGACCATTCTAGACCAGAGCGTAAGCTCGGTCAAATCGTTGTTGTTCCGCGCCAGAAGCAGCGTGAAGCTGCAGCTTGAGTCCTATTTTTACGAACCTGCATATGCTGAACAGCCTGAGAGGATGAAAAGCCAATGA
- a CDS encoding prephenate dehydrogenase: protein MTTKIAIFGVGLIGGSLALCFKGREGLSVVGHAHRPESAEKYVSRGVVDSATLSFEEAALDADFIFLCVPVGMLEDYLLRLSKLPLKKGCIITDVGSTKASIAECASSLDLQDVHFIGGHPMAGSERSGVEAASSLLFENAYYVLTPPPGVPEEAYESLKALLVHTRAQIVRLDPQRHDEIVGAISHLPHIIAVALVNQVHGYDSGDSLYSTLAAGGFRDITRIASSEPVIWRDILLNNREVMLKLLKDWNEEVSSFVQLLENADGEGIEEAFKEANGFRGKLPERRKGMITPLFDLHIDVPDHPGIIGRIATELGDQGINLSNVQIIESREDVPGIMRLSFRQECDMERAKALLQRRDYTVYV, encoded by the coding sequence ATGACGACTAAGATTGCAATTTTCGGCGTCGGGCTGATTGGCGGTTCCCTTGCCCTTTGCTTCAAGGGCAGGGAAGGCCTCAGCGTTGTGGGACACGCCCACCGCCCGGAATCTGCTGAGAAATATGTGAGCAGAGGCGTAGTCGACAGTGCGACGCTGTCATTTGAAGAGGCGGCGCTGGACGCCGATTTTATTTTTTTATGCGTTCCGGTTGGAATGCTGGAAGATTATCTCCTCAGGCTGAGCAAGCTGCCGCTGAAGAAGGGCTGCATTATTACCGATGTCGGCAGCACCAAGGCGAGCATCGCGGAATGCGCTTCTTCGCTTGATCTGCAGGACGTTCATTTTATCGGCGGCCATCCGATGGCAGGATCGGAACGTTCCGGGGTCGAAGCGGCCTCGTCGCTGCTGTTCGAGAACGCCTATTATGTGCTGACTCCGCCGCCGGGCGTACCCGAAGAGGCGTATGAGTCGCTCAAGGCCCTTCTGGTACATACGAGAGCGCAAATCGTGCGGCTGGACCCGCAGCGGCATGATGAGATTGTCGGAGCGATCAGCCATTTGCCTCATATTATTGCCGTGGCGCTAGTTAACCAGGTTCACGGGTACGATTCCGGCGACTCGCTTTACAGCACGCTGGCTGCGGGCGGTTTCCGCGACATAACGCGGATCGCATCGAGCGAGCCTGTAATCTGGCGGGATATTCTGCTGAACAACCGCGAGGTAATGCTTAAACTGCTCAAGGACTGGAATGAAGAGGTGTCTTCCTTCGTACAGCTGCTGGAGAACGCCGACGGCGAAGGGATTGAGGAGGCATTCAAGGAAGCAAACGGGTTCCGCGGCAAGCTGCCCGAGCGGCGCAAGGGAATGATTACCCCGCTGTTCGACCTGCATATCGACGTTCCCGACCACCCCGGCATTATCGGACGGATTGCCACGGAGCTGGGCGATCAAGGCATCAACCTGAGCAACGTGCAAATTATCGAGAGCCGGGAGGACGTTCCGGGCATTATGCGCCTGTCCTTCCGTCAAGAATGCGATATGGAGCGGGCCAAAGCGCTGCTGCAGCGGCGTGATTACACGGTGTATGTATAG
- the hisC gene encoding histidinol-phosphate transaminase, producing MKPKPHIVNLPVYKPGKPIEEVKKEYGLDEVIKLASNENPYGSSPSAKAAIQAELDQLSLYPDGSAAELTAALAAHLGVNAENIIFGCGSDEIIALIARAFFLPGDETIMADQTFSVYKSNADIERAVSIEVPLVQGTHDLDGMLARVTDKTKVIWVCNPNNPTGTFVPESALTAFLDAVPDRVMVVLDEAYYEYATDSSYSNGIKLLERYPNLVVLRTFSKIYGLAALRIGYGVASPEIITLINQVREPFNTSRLAQAAALAALGDREYVEECRRLNSAGLVQLQDEFKRLGLEYFPSQGNFIMVDVRVPAFDIFELLLRKGVIVRAGHRLYPTWIRVTVGSQEQNKVFIQALEAALQEQGVQA from the coding sequence ATGAAGCCGAAACCCCATATCGTTAACCTTCCGGTATACAAGCCGGGCAAGCCCATAGAAGAAGTGAAGAAGGAGTACGGCCTGGACGAGGTCATTAAGCTGGCCTCCAATGAGAATCCGTACGGTTCCTCGCCGAGTGCCAAAGCCGCAATACAGGCCGAGCTTGATCAGCTCAGTCTGTATCCCGACGGTTCAGCCGCCGAATTGACCGCCGCACTGGCCGCCCATTTGGGGGTGAACGCGGAGAACATCATTTTCGGCTGCGGCTCGGACGAAATTATTGCGCTGATCGCCCGCGCCTTCTTCCTCCCCGGCGATGAGACGATCATGGCCGACCAGACCTTCTCCGTATACAAGAGCAATGCGGATATTGAAAGAGCGGTCAGCATCGAAGTGCCGCTTGTACAGGGCACCCACGACCTGGATGGGATGCTGGCCCGCGTGACCGATAAGACGAAGGTCATCTGGGTCTGCAATCCGAACAACCCGACAGGGACGTTTGTGCCTGAATCGGCGCTGACGGCTTTCCTTGATGCGGTCCCGGACCGCGTTATGGTTGTGCTTGACGAAGCGTATTACGAGTATGCTACCGATTCGTCCTACTCCAACGGCATCAAGCTGCTGGAGCGTTACCCGAACCTTGTCGTGCTACGGACATTCTCCAAAATTTACGGGCTGGCCGCCCTGCGGATTGGATACGGTGTCGCCAGTCCTGAAATTATTACGCTGATCAACCAGGTGCGCGAACCGTTCAACACGTCGCGTCTTGCTCAGGCTGCGGCTCTCGCGGCGCTGGGAGACCGGGAATATGTTGAAGAATGCCGGCGCCTTAACAGCGCGGGGCTCGTTCAGCTGCAGGATGAATTCAAGCGGCTTGGGCTGGAATACTTCCCGTCGCAGGGGAACTTCATTATGGTTGACGTCCGCGTGCCGGCGTTCGATATTTTCGAACTGCTGCTTCGCAAAGGTGTCATCGTAAGAGCCGGGCACCGCCTTTATCCTACCTGGATCCGGGTTACCGTCGGATCGCAGGAGCAGAACAAGGTCTTTATCCAGGCTTTGGAGGCCGCCCTCCAAGAGCAGGGCGTTCAGGCATAG
- the trpA gene encoding tryptophan synthase subunit alpha, whose translation MTTETTNRMDLAFRRLKEQGRTALIPFLTVGDPDLETSLAIIAELEAAGADMVELGVPYSDPLADGPVIQRASARALKGNVHLRTCMEAALKARKAGSQLPFILFTYYNPVLQMGLDTFFAELGNHEISGLIIPDLPIEESEEMRRRSREAGINLIPLVAPTSSERIAKIVNDASGFVYCVSSLGVTGERSSFHESVDRFIETVRQSTDLPVAVGFGISTPDQVARFAKISDGVVVGSAIVRKIEEVIVLLQDPAKRAEGLLQIRNFVAQLRP comes from the coding sequence ATGACGACCGAAACGACAAACCGCATGGATCTCGCGTTCCGCCGCCTGAAGGAGCAGGGCCGGACGGCACTGATTCCGTTTCTTACTGTGGGCGATCCTGATCTTGAGACCAGCCTTGCGATTATTGCCGAGCTGGAAGCAGCCGGAGCGGATATGGTCGAACTGGGAGTTCCCTATTCCGATCCGCTGGCGGACGGGCCGGTGATCCAGCGCGCTTCCGCGCGGGCGCTGAAGGGGAACGTTCACCTGCGGACCTGTATGGAAGCGGCGCTCAAGGCCCGCAAGGCAGGAAGCCAGCTTCCGTTCATTCTTTTTACTTACTACAATCCCGTGCTGCAAATGGGACTCGATACATTCTTCGCGGAACTGGGTAATCATGAAATCAGCGGATTGATTATCCCGGACCTGCCAATTGAGGAGTCGGAGGAGATGCGCCGTCGCAGCCGCGAGGCCGGCATCAACCTGATTCCGCTGGTCGCACCGACCTCAAGCGAACGTATCGCCAAGATCGTAAATGACGCCAGCGGCTTTGTTTACTGCGTGTCCTCGCTCGGCGTGACAGGCGAACGTTCGTCTTTCCATGAAAGCGTGGACCGGTTCATTGAAACCGTCCGTCAATCGACCGACCTTCCGGTAGCCGTCGGATTCGGCATATCCACACCCGATCAGGTTGCCAGATTTGCCAAAATCTCCGATGGCGTCGTAGTCGGAAGCGCAATCGTCCGCAAAATCGAGGAAGTGATTGTCCTGCTTCAAGACCCGGCGAAGCGTGCCGAGGGACTGTTGCAAATTCGCAATTTTGTGGCACAATTAAGACCGTAG
- the trpB gene encoding tryptophan synthase subunit beta has translation MIQVPDRHGRFGAFGGRFVPETLMNALIELEEAYNKFSADPKFQEQVEYLLKQYSGRETPLYYAERLSTQLGGAKIYLKREDLNHTGAHKINNAIGQAILAKMMGKKKVIAETGAGQHGVATATVAALLGMECKVFMGEEDTRRQQLNVFRMKLLGAEVVSVTSGSRTLKDAGNEALRYWVSNVEDTFYVLGSAVGPHPYPMMVRNFQRIIGDETRKQILEAEGRLPDLLVAAVGGGSNAIGMFYPFLEDESVGMIGVEAAGKGVDTPYHAATMSKGSHGVFQGSMSYLLQDEHGQVIEAHSISAGLDYPGVGPEHSYLKDIERVKYVPITDREALDALKLLCVTEGIIPALESAHAVAQVAKIAPTLSKDDIIVICLSGRGDKDVESIMAYTEGEGLK, from the coding sequence ATGATACAGGTGCCGGACCGGCATGGACGTTTCGGAGCTTTCGGGGGACGCTTCGTGCCCGAAACCTTGATGAATGCATTGATCGAGCTGGAAGAGGCTTATAACAAATTCTCGGCAGACCCGAAGTTTCAGGAGCAGGTTGAGTATTTACTTAAGCAGTATTCCGGACGGGAGACGCCGCTGTACTACGCCGAACGGCTCAGCACTCAGCTGGGCGGGGCGAAAATATATTTGAAGCGTGAGGATTTGAATCATACCGGTGCCCATAAGATCAACAACGCCATCGGGCAGGCGATTCTCGCCAAAATGATGGGCAAGAAGAAGGTCATTGCCGAGACAGGCGCAGGCCAGCACGGCGTGGCGACCGCCACGGTTGCGGCGCTGCTCGGGATGGAATGCAAGGTGTTTATGGGCGAGGAGGATACCCGCCGCCAACAGCTGAACGTATTCCGTATGAAGCTGCTGGGAGCCGAAGTGGTATCCGTTACATCGGGATCCCGGACCCTCAAGGATGCCGGCAACGAGGCGCTTCGCTACTGGGTCAGCAACGTGGAAGACACCTTCTATGTGCTCGGCTCCGCGGTAGGTCCGCATCCGTATCCGATGATGGTCCGCAATTTCCAGCGGATTATCGGGGATGAGACACGGAAGCAAATTCTGGAGGCGGAAGGAAGGCTGCCGGATCTGCTCGTAGCCGCCGTCGGTGGCGGCAGCAACGCCATCGGCATGTTCTATCCGTTTCTGGAAGACGAGAGCGTGGGCATGATCGGCGTCGAAGCCGCAGGCAAAGGCGTCGATACGCCGTATCATGCCGCCACGATGAGCAAGGGAAGCCACGGGGTGTTCCAAGGCTCAATGAGCTATTTGCTTCAGGACGAACACGGTCAAGTAATCGAGGCGCACTCGATCTCCGCCGGGCTTGATTACCCCGGTGTCGGACCGGAGCACTCCTATCTGAAAGATATCGAACGCGTCAAATATGTGCCGATTACCGACCGGGAAGCGCTCGATGCCCTTAAGCTGCTCTGCGTGACGGAAGGGATCATTCCCGCACTGGAATCGGCCCATGCCGTGGCGCAGGTTGCGAAGATCGCGCCAACGCTCTCCAAGGATGACATCATCGTTATCTGTCTGTCGGGCCGAGGCGATAAAGACGTGGAATCGATTATGGCGTATACGGAAGGGGAAGGGCTGAAATGA
- a CDS encoding phosphoribosylanthranilate isomerase: MAETKVKICGLQDVEVLKSMVHLPVDYIGLVFAPSRRKVSPEQAAGLASVLGEWKTGQAPLAAGVFVNPEMDELNGILAAVPLGVIQLHGNESPAFCREVKEAFPSVQIWKALPVAAAEIEDTDNNGSLLESYTGAIDALLLDTLDEAQRGGSGRTFAWDKIPAYRKRARAMGVPLFVAGGLSPDNVGGLLEDYAPDGVDVSSGVESDGVKDIAKMTAFVERVKQS, translated from the coding sequence ATGGCTGAGACGAAGGTAAAAATTTGTGGACTTCAGGACGTTGAAGTGCTAAAATCTATGGTACACTTGCCGGTTGATTATATCGGCCTTGTCTTTGCTCCGAGCCGCCGGAAGGTATCACCTGAGCAGGCGGCGGGACTGGCTTCCGTCCTAGGAGAATGGAAGACAGGGCAGGCTCCGCTTGCCGCCGGGGTCTTTGTCAATCCGGAGATGGACGAACTGAACGGGATTCTGGCCGCTGTACCGCTAGGCGTTATTCAGCTGCATGGGAACGAGAGCCCGGCATTTTGCCGTGAGGTGAAGGAAGCTTTCCCGAGTGTTCAGATATGGAAGGCGCTTCCGGTAGCTGCGGCTGAAATAGAGGATACTGATAACAATGGATCGCTGCTGGAAAGCTATACCGGCGCGATTGACGCCCTTCTGCTTGATACGCTTGATGAGGCGCAGAGAGGCGGCTCCGGGCGGACGTTCGCCTGGGACAAGATTCCCGCTTACCGTAAGAGGGCGCGGGCTATGGGAGTGCCCCTTTTTGTAGCCGGCGGTCTTTCGCCAGATAATGTAGGCGGGCTGCTGGAAGACTACGCGCCGGATGGAGTGGACGTGTCCAGCGGAGTGGAAAGTGACGGAGTGAAAGATATCGCCAAAATGACAGCTTTTGTGGAAAGGGTGAAGCAATCATGA
- the trpC gene encoding indole-3-glycerol phosphate synthase TrpC, with protein sequence MYLDKIVTTKIKEVETLSASFSLAEVERQIAGLPATRGFRRALTLGRQREMGLIAEVKKASPSKGLIRPDFDPVQIARSYEAGGADCLSVLTDQQYFQGSGEYLTQVREAVSLPLLRKDFIIDEKQIYEARLIGADAILLIAAILTPAVLSSFADTAGSLGLDVLIEVHDRSELEAVLNTGKAELPHVLLGINNRNLRTFETALATTAELAALAPKGVPLISESGIAGPEDIAYLKSNGADGVLVGEYFMRQEDVEQAVGSLLGPVTRGEGRVRNG encoded by the coding sequence ATGTATCTCGATAAAATTGTAACTACCAAGATCAAAGAGGTGGAGACGCTCAGCGCATCGTTCTCCCTTGCCGAAGTGGAGCGCCAAATCGCCGGACTGCCGGCAACCCGCGGATTCCGCCGGGCGCTTACGCTGGGACGACAGCGGGAAATGGGGCTGATCGCCGAAGTGAAGAAGGCGTCTCCCTCCAAAGGGCTGATCCGCCCGGATTTCGATCCTGTCCAGATCGCAAGATCCTATGAAGCTGGCGGAGCGGACTGTCTCTCCGTCCTGACCGACCAGCAGTATTTTCAGGGCAGCGGAGAATATCTGACCCAGGTCCGGGAGGCGGTAAGCCTGCCGCTGCTGCGCAAGGATTTCATTATCGACGAGAAGCAAATTTATGAAGCCCGCTTGATCGGAGCGGATGCCATACTGCTGATTGCGGCAATACTTACTCCCGCCGTACTCTCTTCCTTCGCAGACACCGCGGGAAGCCTTGGACTCGACGTATTGATCGAGGTTCATGACCGCAGTGAGCTGGAAGCGGTGCTGAACACGGGCAAGGCGGAGCTTCCCCATGTGCTGCTCGGCATCAACAACCGCAATTTGCGAACGTTCGAGACCGCGCTTGCCACAACGGCCGAGCTTGCGGCGCTTGCTCCGAAAGGTGTTCCCCTGATCAGCGAGAGCGGAATCGCGGGGCCGGAGGATATCGCCTATTTGAAGTCGAACGGCGCGGACGGCGTGCTGGTCGGGGAATATTTCATGCGGCAGGAGGATGTGGAACAGGCGGTCGGAAGTCTGCTCGGCCCGGTTACCCGTGGCGAGGGCCGGGTGCGGAATGGCTGA